The Halichoerus grypus chromosome 9, mHalGry1.hap1.1, whole genome shotgun sequence genome has a window encoding:
- the ARMC12 gene encoding armadillo repeat-containing protein 12 isoform X2: MGMSIPQYLGQMDIRKGVVGLATGAGFIYLLYKAIRAGIKCQPPLYTASPICIARLAVERERHGRDSGELRRLLNSLEHKQDEYAKSMILHSITRCVYLLEAEASSCTTDDISLVGSMLDDKDNSVKIQALNTLKAFSGIRKFRLKIQVQAIRLLSYLAQKNDLLYDILNCQVHSNFLNLFQSTQPGSLLFEVLVFAERLSEGRNSPHYRAVRWHYNEQSLHEALFGDESRLADRLLALVIHPEEEVQIQACRVIVSLQCSQDVGVRPSSCRPSHSYFNSGE, encoded by the exons ATGGGTATGAGCATCCCCCAGTACCTGGGGCAAATGGACATCCGAAAAGGTGTAGTGGGCTTGGCCACAGGTGCTGGGTTCATCTACCTGCTCTACAAGGCCATCAGGGCTGGTATCAAATGCCAGCCGCCCCTCTACACTGCCTCACCCATCTGCATCGCCC GCCTGGCAGTCGAGCGAGAGCGGCACGGGCGGGACTCGGGTGAGCTCCGGAGGCTCCTCAACTCTTTGGAGCACAAACAGGATGAGTACGCCAAGAGCATGATCCTGCACAGTATCACGCGCTGTGTGTACTTGCTGGAGGCTGAG GCCTCTTCTTGTACTACTGATGACATCAGCttggtgggctccatgctggatgacAAGGACAACAGTGTCAAAATCCAAGCTCTGAACACACTTAAAGCTTTCTCTGGCATCAGAAAATTCAGGCTTAAAATCCAG GTACAAGCCATACGATTGCTGAGCTACCTAGCACAGAAGAACGACCTTCTGTATGATATTCTCAACTGCCAG GTGCACTCCAACTTCCTGAACCTGTTTCAGTCCACCCAGCCAGGGAGTCTGCTGTTCGAGGTACTGGTGTTTGCTGAGCGGCTAAGTGAGGGCCGGAATTCACCCCACTACCGTGCTGTGAGGTGGCATTACAATGAACAATCTCTTCATGAAGCTCTCTTTGGGGATGAGTCCCGACTGGCAGACCGGCTGCTCGCCCTGGTCATCCACCCTGAGGAGGAGGTTCAGATCCAGGCCTGCAGGGTCATAGTCAGCCTGCAGTGCTCCCAGGATGTGGGAGTCCGGCCCTCCTCCTGCCGGCCCAGTCATTCCTACTTCAATAGCGGGGAATAA
- the ARMC12 gene encoding armadillo repeat-containing protein 12 isoform X1, producing MGMSIPQYLGQMDIRKGVVGLATGAGFIYLLYKAIRAGIKCQPPLYTASPICIARLAVERERHGRDSGELRRLLNSLEHKQDEYAKSMILHSITRCVYLLEAEASSCTTDDISLVGSMLDDKDNSVKIQALNTLKAFSGIRKFRLKIQEHTVKVLELISTIWDSELHVASLRLLNSLPLPDYVHPQLRRVMPALMEILQSEYILAQVQAIRLLSYLAQKNDLLYDILNCQVHSNFLNLFQSTQPGSLLFEVLVFAERLSEGRNSPHYRAVRWHYNEQSLHEALFGDESRLADRLLALVIHPEEEVQIQACRVIVSLQCSQDVGVRPSSCRPSHSYFNSGE from the exons ATGGGTATGAGCATCCCCCAGTACCTGGGGCAAATGGACATCCGAAAAGGTGTAGTGGGCTTGGCCACAGGTGCTGGGTTCATCTACCTGCTCTACAAGGCCATCAGGGCTGGTATCAAATGCCAGCCGCCCCTCTACACTGCCTCACCCATCTGCATCGCCC GCCTGGCAGTCGAGCGAGAGCGGCACGGGCGGGACTCGGGTGAGCTCCGGAGGCTCCTCAACTCTTTGGAGCACAAACAGGATGAGTACGCCAAGAGCATGATCCTGCACAGTATCACGCGCTGTGTGTACTTGCTGGAGGCTGAG GCCTCTTCTTGTACTACTGATGACATCAGCttggtgggctccatgctggatgacAAGGACAACAGTGTCAAAATCCAAGCTCTGAACACACTTAAAGCTTTCTCTGGCATCAGAAAATTCAGGCTTAAAATCCAG GAACACACCGTCAAGGTACTGGAACTGATCTCCACCATCTGGGATTCGGAGCTGCATGTTGCCAGCCTCAGACTCCTCAACAGCCTCCCACTGCCTGACTATGTACATCCACAGCTGCGACGGGTGATGCCTGCCTTGATGGAGATCCTGCAGTCAGAATATATCCTGGCACAG GTACAAGCCATACGATTGCTGAGCTACCTAGCACAGAAGAACGACCTTCTGTATGATATTCTCAACTGCCAG GTGCACTCCAACTTCCTGAACCTGTTTCAGTCCACCCAGCCAGGGAGTCTGCTGTTCGAGGTACTGGTGTTTGCTGAGCGGCTAAGTGAGGGCCGGAATTCACCCCACTACCGTGCTGTGAGGTGGCATTACAATGAACAATCTCTTCATGAAGCTCTCTTTGGGGATGAGTCCCGACTGGCAGACCGGCTGCTCGCCCTGGTCATCCACCCTGAGGAGGAGGTTCAGATCCAGGCCTGCAGGGTCATAGTCAGCCTGCAGTGCTCCCAGGATGTGGGAGTCCGGCCCTCCTCCTGCCGGCCCAGTCATTCCTACTTCAATAGCGGGGAATAA